The stretch of DNA TCCTCATCCTGATTTCAATCCTGAAAGCAGTATTGGCAAGAGGGACGATGAACTTGCGTTGAACAATGGTACGATAAATTTAATGAAATTAAAACGTGATGTTATTAAAGAGGGGAAACCTATAAAAAGGAAAATTTGTTTTCCTCTTTCAAGTGGAGAGCATTGTTATTTTGTGTTTGGAGAACCACTATATAATGACAAAAAAGAGATAGTTGGTGTTGTAACGGCCTCTATGGACGTAAGTGAATTAGAATAAGTAAAGGGGTGGAGGTAATACGCCACTCCTTTACTATTTTAATTTAATCTTCTTTACCTCCGCTGTAGCTCACCAAATAATTTTATAGGTTGACTAAATACCTATATGGGTATATGATGGTGATATTGATAAAGTAGTTTCAACTATTTTTTTTAGCTATTAATATACCCTGTTAGGTATAAGTGGTAGTGTTGTTAGGAGGAGAATAAGATGGATTTCGCATTTATTATAACTATTTTCTTAATTGGCTTTATCGGTTCTTATATTTCAGGGATGTTAGGAATTGGTGGATCTATAATTAAATATCCGATGCTTCTATATATTCCGCCAATGTTTGGCTTAGCTGCCTTTACTTCACATGAGGTATCTGGCATTAGTGCAATCCAAGTGTTTTTTGCAACGTTAGGTGGAATGTGGGCCTATCGTAAAGGTGGATACTTAAACAAACCATTAATTTTTTATATGGGTGGAGCTATTTTAATTGGTAGTTTTATTGGTGGTTACGGTTCTAAATTAATGTCTGAAGGTGGAATCAATTTAATTTACGGTATTTTAGCATTAGTCGCAGCAGTAATGATGTTTGTACCGAAAAAGGGTATTGATGACATTCCGCTTGATAAAGTAACCTTTAATAAATGGCTTGCGGCTATTTTAGCTCTTATTGTTGGAGTTGGAGCTGGGATTGTAGGAGCTGCTGGTGCATTTTTATTAGTCCCAATAATGCTTGTAGTATTGAAAATACCTACACGTATGACAATCTAGTTTAGCCATTACCTTTATTTCATCCATCGGAGCAACATTAGGAAAAATATCGACAGGTCAAATCGATTATTATCCAGCCTTCATAATGATTATTGCAAGTTTAATTGCCTCACCATTAGGGGCAATGGCAGGGAAAAAGATGAATACGAAAATATTACAAGTAATTTTAGCCATTATCATTTTTGCAACCGCAATTAAAATTTGGTTGGACATATTGTAAAGAAAAACCCTCTTAATTTCCAATAAATTAAGAGGGTTTTTAAACAAAGAATATTAATAACTGTGAAAAAACTGCTACAAGTATTAGTGCAAAAGGGTAAGCGGCAGCATAGGCAATGTTCGGATCGTCCGCATCAACAAGTTGGTTAACAGACCCTAAACCTGGTGTACTTGTCATCCCACCGCAAAGTGCGCCTAAGGAATGAACATAGCTTAAACGGAAAAGGTGACGAGCTACAAGGAAGCCTGCAACAATAGGTACAATCGTAATAATTCCACCACCCAAAACTAAACGTACTCCTTCTGTTTGGACAACTTCAACTATGCCTTGTCCTGCTGTTGTTCCAGCACCGGCTAAAAATAATACAAGTCCTAAATCGCGAATTACTTGATTAGATGGCTGGTAATATCGTGCTTGAATAGGCCCTAGTTTACCGAAGTGCCCTATTATTAATGCCACGAATAACGGACCGCCAGCAACACCTAACGTAACAGTACCTAACCCAGGTAAATGAATAGGTATCATACCAAATATAATCCCGATTAATAAAATAATACTTAAGGAAAAAATGTGAACGTTCGTAACTGTTAATGATTTATTTGAAAAAAGTTTTTCCACATCATTTAAACGATCTTCACTACTAACAATCGTTAAAACGTCTCCACGCTCTAAACGCATTCTTGCATTTTGGCTGTACTCAATTCCGCCACGTTCTAATCTTGTTACGGTTACTCCGTATATTCTTCGTAATTGTAATTCTTTTAAACTTTTACCGATTATATCGTCAGTATCAACAGTAACTTTACGAAGTTTAATATGGTCTACGTTTTGGAGATTCGTTTCGACTTCCATCCCAACATCATCGCAAAAACGTTGAAGAGCTTCTCTCGTTCCTACAGAAACAAGATGGTCTCCTTGTAAGAGAACAGTATCATTAAGGGCAATAATATTACGGTGGCCACGTATGACACGACTAATAACAACATCATGTTTCTTTTGAAATCTTAGCTCCTTTAACGTTCTTTTATTAATAGAAGGGTTTGTAATTTTTATCGTTAAGACAACAGGTGAAACTTCATTTCTAACTGGATTATCTTTCTCCTGTAAATCTTTCATTAAATCAACTTTAAGTAATTTTGGTAAAAGCTGTACAAAGAGAACGACTGCTAAAACACCGAAAGGATAAGCAATTCCGTATCCAACTGATGCTAACGGATCGTTTGTTGCTTGAAGAGCAGCAGCTAGTCCGGGTGTACTCGTTAACGCACCTGTCATTAAACCAATGCTAAGTGCTTCAGGAAGATGGAGTGTTTTCGAAACAATAATCGTTGTGATCGAAGCTGATAACACTACAACTAACGCAATTATTCCAAATATAAGGCCACTCGTACGAATCATACGAAAAAATCTTGGCCCAGCTTGTAATCCTACTGCAACGATAAATAAACTTAACCCAAAGTTTTGTACAACAGGTGATACTTGAAAGCCGTAATGTCCGAAAACCATCGCTACAAGGAGTACACCGGCTGAACCTAAACTTAACCCTTTCATTTTTGCTTGTCCGAGCCATGACCCTAAAAACAATATGAAAAATAATAATAACAGTGGCTCTTCTAGTAAACGTATATACACTTCCAAACAAAATGCCTCCAAACTACTTACATATCTATTTGTTATTATAACCATTTGAAGTGAAAAAAGGGGTGTTCATTAATTAGACGAAAAGACTTATCCATATATTTAGGATAAGTCTTTTACAAATGACTCCTTCTCGCAAAATCAACAAACCGGAATTTGTCAGGTCGGTGTCGTGATTCTGTATATTGGAATAGGCTAGCGTCTTCTAAGTGAACGTAGTTTTTTATAACAACGACGTTATGAAAGCCATCAAGATCTAAAAGTTCGCGGTCTTCTTCTGTCGGTTCGACGACGATGATTTCTTTTTTTGCAAAGCTAATCGATAAGTCTAGCTCATTTTCTAGGTAGTTATAAATAGAATCCTCACAAATTTCTTCCGTAAGTTCTGGCACGTATTTTTTTACAAGATAGTCTTTATCTAAAATAATTTTCTCGCCAGCCATTTCTCTCGTACGAACGACCTTCCAAACTTGATCTTTATTATTAAGCTTTAATTGTTGTTTAATAAAGTCACTCGGTTTTTCGAGTGTAAGTTCGTGGACAACCGTTTTTGGTGTATTGCCCATTTTTTCTGCTAGCTCTTTAAAGCTAACTAAGCCTGAGACAGGAAAATCAAATTTATTTACATCTATAATAATCGAGCCTTTTCCTTTTACTTTTTGGATATAGCCATTTTGGGAAAGGAGCGTTAACGCTTTTCGGATGGTTTCTCTCGAAGTGTCATATTGATCTTTCAGTTCATGCTCAGAAGGTAATAGTGTGTTAGCCTTTAATTCTCCAGTTTTTATTAGATCAACCAGTTGCTGATATATCATTAAATACTTATTTTTCATAAAAAAATCTCCGTTCAATAAATACTTATTATATACATATATACATTGTAACGAAACTTTATAAAAAAGGAAGGGTAAATTCCCTTCCTTTCACAGCCTTATTTTCTCTTAAATGAAATTTTACCCATATTTGTTTTAGCAAATACAATCGTTAACATAAATGGAACGACAATCGCAACGATCATAGCAAGTGCGAACATTACCATATGTTGTGGTTGAATAGATAAAATACCTGGCAATCCACCAACACCGATAGAGTTAGCCATCACGTTACTACTTACAGATATTACAGCTGCCATCATTGAACCGATCATTGCAGCTAAAAATGGGAATCCGTATTTTAAGTTAATACCGAACATAGCTGGCTCTGTAACACCTAGATAACAAGAAATCGCTGCCGGTACAGAAACTTGTTTTTCGGCTTCGTTTTTACGATTAATGTAAATCATTGCTAGAACTGCAGAACCTTGTGCAATATTAGAAAGTGCAATCATTGGCCATAGGTTCGTGCCACCTATCTCACTCATTAATTGTAAGTCAATCGCATTTGTCATATGGTGTAAACCAGTAATGACTAATGGAGCATAAGCAAAACCGAAAATTGCTGCAAATAACCAACCGAAAGCAGAAGAAAGACTTGTATATACGACATCAGAAATGACAGAACCGATGCTCCAGCCGATTGGACCTAAAACTGTGTGTGCAATCAGAACAGTTGGAATTAATGCGAAAAACGGAACAACAATCATTGAAATCGAGTTCGGTGTTATATCTCGTAACTTTCTTTCTAAATAGGTTAGTAAAAACCCAGCAAGAATGGCAGGGATAACTTGAGCTTGATACCCGATCATTTCGATTTGCATAAAGCCGAAATCCCATACTGGAATAGAATCGGCACCAGCAACACCGTAAGCGTTTAACAATTGAGGTGATACTAGCGTAATACCGAGAACAATTCCGAGAATCTCAGAAGTACCCATCTTTCTAGCGATTGCCCACGTTATCCCGACAGGTAAGAAGTGGAAGACTGCCTCACCAATTAACCAAAGGAAAGCGTGAACTCCTGCCCAAAATTGTGATACGTCTACAATCGTTTTTGTACCATCTTCTAAAAGCTTTATGTCTCCAATAACATTTCGGAAACCTAATATTAAACCACCGACAACAAGTGCTGGAATAATTGGTGTGAAAATGTCTGCTAAGTGTGCAATCATCCGTTGTAGCCAATTCATATTTTGTTTCGCAGCAACTTTTGCTTCGTCTTTAGAAGCAGTTTCTATGTTTGCAATTTTCACGAAATCATTATAAAACGATGAAACTTCATTTCCGATAATAACTTGGAACTGTCCAGCTTGTGTGAATGTTCCTTTTACGAGATCAATATTTTCGATGTTTTCTATATTTGCTAGTTTAGGATCTTTTAAGACGAAGCGCATTCTCGTTACACAATGTGTGACCGTTGCGACATTCTCTTTTCCCCCGATATGCTCTAACAGCTCTTGCGCTGGAGCGGAATATTTACTCATTTGAAAATCCTCCTATTCATTGGCTTTTTACGACCAACCGTATATATGAAACAATGTATATACGAGATAATAGGAGACCGCTTACATCTACCGACACCCTGTATATACAAGTTATGTTTACGTTTTCATTTTAGCTTGTATATACAAGTATGTCAACAAAAAAGATGTCGAAAAAAGAAAAAGCATGCTTTTAGGAAGGTCCCTAATGCATGCTACGAACTTATTTGTAAAATTCAATTGGTATGTTACCGGTCTTTCGTCGATGATAAAGTAGAGGCTCTTTATTGTTATTTGTGATTTCCATTACCTCTCCAATTAAGATTGTATGGTCACCGGCATCTACTGCTTTAAAGGTGTTGCACTGCAGAACTGCAGCCGTTTCTTTTATAATCGGAAGGTTGATGGTGCTAAGTTCCCAATCGGAGTTTCCGAACCTGTCTGCACCTTTCTTCGCAAAAAGGTTACACAGATCTGATTGGTTACAAGCTAAAATATGCACAGCAAATTTCCCAGTATTAATAAATACATCATAGGATGAAACTTTTTTATCAATGGACCAAAGTATTAATAGCGGGTCAATAGAAACGGAAGCAAAAGAGTTTACCGTTAATCCTAAAGGAGTTCCATGATCATCCGTAGTAGTAACAATTGTTACCCCGGTAGGATAATTTCCCATCACTTCTTTAAATGTTTGTTCACTTAATTGTTTATCCAAACTATTCACCTACCTTTATAATGAAAAAAATGACCTTATTCTTTTCTATTTACTAATTAACGCTTTTAGAATAGATTGAAGCATTTTTCTTTTATGAGAGCCCAATTTTATGGTTATATTGTTAATGAAGTCAAAGGTAGAAAAGAGTGTCGTCATGAGTTTAGTTCTTGTAGAAGTATGTAGTTCAAATCTATTATCAACGTTACCGTTAGAAGATCTGTTCGAAAATGAAATGGAAGTAGCGGTTATGCGTTATGAATGCTTAAACCTTTGTGGTTTATGTAAAATGCGACCGTATGCACTTGTGAACGGAGATAGAGTTTTCGGTAAAACGTTAGATGATTGTGTAGATAATATAAAAGTGAAGATTGAACAAGAATTAGAGGAATTTTTCCGATAAAGAAAAGGTGTCGAATATGTTCGGCACCTTTTTTCTCTACTGTAACAGTAAAAATAGCTTCTCAGCACTTTCTTTTGTTAAAGAATATATGGTGTTTGTATCTGATGTGTTCATAATAGTACCTGACTTTTCGTGAATCCAAAGGAAGTAATATTTTTTCCCAATTTTAAACTTATACTCTGGGTCTGCCATATCGACAACCCCAGGCTCTCGTTTTGCGCTATCAACAGCATGTAGAAATGTGTCAATATCATCCTTTTCTTCAAAAATGAATGGCTGTTCTTCCGACACCTCATAAAAACTTATCATTTTGTATACAGTTACTTCTTTTACCTCATCTTTCTTAATACTATTTAATGGCTCTTCTTTAGGTGAAGAACAAGCTACTAATACGGAAAAGCATATAAACAGAATCATTTTTTTCAAAACTTACAGCCCCCTTTTTTTATATGACGCCTCAATAAAGGAAAAGTTGCGCTTAAACGTGAAAAAAGTGTAAATGACTAGTTCTATAAATATAGTAACCTTGTTTTTTGTTATATAAATATATTTCGAATTAAAAATACTTGACTTAAGTATAATATAGAAATATAATTACTTACATAAAGTAAGTTAATAATTTTTTCCGCTTACTTTAAGAAATTTAGGAGTGAGAAAAAATGAGCTTTTTAGCTAAATTATTTGGAAAACAAACAGAGGAGGAAGTTAAAGTGGCAGAAAAACTAAACATTGGTATCGTTTTAGGAAGTACTCGTCAAGGTCGTGTGAGTCCACAAGTTGGAGAGTGGGTTAAAGGTATCGCAGAAAAACGTGGAGATGCAAACTACGAAATAGTTGATATTGCAGACTTCAAACTACCATTACTAGGTGAAGGTACTGGAGAAGAGCCAAGCTTAGCACAATGGAACGAAAAATTAGCTAGCTTAGACGGTTTCGTATTTATCGTTCAAGAATACAACCACAGTATTACTGGTGCATTAAAAAATGCTCTAGATTCTGCTCGTGAAGCTTGGTACAACAAAGCTGCTGGTATCGTAAGTTACGGTTCTACTGGTGGAGCTCGTGCAGCTGAACATTTACGTGGAATTTGTGGTGAATTAAAAATCGCTGACGTTCGTACTCATCCAACATTATCTCTATTCACAGATTTTGAAAACATGAGCGAATTCAAACCAGCTGACCTTCATGAAGCTAACGTGAACGCAATGTTAGACGAAGTAGTTTCTTGGAGTGGAGCTTTAAAAACAGTTAGATAATAACAAATAAAGGAGGCATATGCCTTCTTTTTTTTGTGGGAAAAAACGGTCTTAAGCAATTTACAATGTATTTAATAATTGAAAAATGCCTAATGGTTTGAAATAATTAAGTGAAAAATGGAGGTTTTTTCCTATGGTGAAAATCGTTAAGGCAGACGTAAATCATGTAGCAGGCATTTGTGATGTATGTGCTAAAGGGCAATGGGCAACTTATGGAGATATCTATTCTAATGAATACATAGAGAGAATTATAAAAGAATATTACGAGCCAGAAAGAGTAACAAAAGAAGTGACACAAACGAGTAAAGAATGGGGCGGATATTTTGTTGCGGTAGAAAATGGTCAAGTAATCGGGGCTGGTGGTGGCGGACTCACTAGTGATACGGTTGGAGAATTGTACGTTCTATATATGGATCCAGATCGACGTAACGAAGGAGTTGGAACGCTTTTACTAAAAGCAATCACAGAGCAACAAAAACAGTTAGGTGCAAAAGAACAATGGTTATCTGTACAAAGAGGAAATATGAAAGGAATTCCATTCTATGAAGCGAAAGGTTTCCAATTTAAGCATGAACAAAAAGGATACGGTAATAAAGAAGGAGAAGATTATATTTCCCTCCGCTATTACCGCAACATTTAAAGAACCTTTTGTTAATTAAAACGTTATTAATATAGAAATCTATTTATTGTAAAAGAGGGAGACTAATATGTTTGAAAAACTAGCTGAAAAGTTGAAGCCGTTTATTTTGGATGAGCAGGAAGTAATAATTAATGAAGAGGAGTACTCTTACGAACTAACTATTGCTAATACGGGCGAACTTTATGGAATTGTACATATAATAGACGGAGAGTTTGTAGGGTTTGAAAAGGAACTAGACTATGAAGAAGAGGAAGACGTTCTAAAAAGTTATATAGCTGAGCCTAATACAGAAGAAATGCTTCAAAAAGCACAGCTATTTGTTCAAACATTTCTCGAGCAAAAGGTGCATTTTACAATGTTAAATGAATGGAGCTCCAATAATTTTATGGTTACATATGAAGAAAAAGATCCTAAGCTTGATATCTTCATTCCTCATACAGGCTGTACGCTTTATTTTAATAGAGAAGGACTTTTAACTTCTGCTAACATTAATCAAAGGGATGTAAAACTAGAATATCCTAATTTATCGATTTCAGAAGATGAGGCAAAGTTAAAATTACGAGAAGCGAACTATGTTGAACTTACCATTTATTTCTCAGATGAAGGAGAAGATGCACAGCTAATTTACCGCCCGAACCATGACATAATGGGGATAGGGGTAAACGGAGAAATTCAAACAGTGACGGAATATATGGAAGCAGAAAAACTAGAAGTACAAACAGTTTCGCCTGTCACTCCAAAAGAAACGTTGAACGATATGCTAGGTGTAAATAGTAGCTTAGTACAAAAAGTTGGTGAAGAGGGATCAACTATTTGGGTCGACGATAACCTAGTAGTCGAAGAAGAGGAAGAAGAAGCGTTAATCTCGATCTACTCAGATGACACAGGTTTCTTTAGCTTTTCCAACCTTCCATATGTAAAGGATGAACACGCTGTAAAATTGTCGCTAGAAGCGTTAAAGGAGAGAGCGTTACGCGTTTTATCGTTAGCAGAAGGCCCTATACATGAAAAGTACGTTCTAGAAGAGCCTGTTGAAAACTTAGATGAAGAAAGCGAGAGTTATTTGGAAGATCTAGAAACGGAAGAAGAATTTGATGATGATGGATATATAGAGCCAGAACCAACACAAATGTTTTCTTTTTATCGAACCTATAATGGTTTCAAAATAGAGGGCTTTGAGGCTCATGTTCATGTAGGGTTATACAGTGGTCTTATTCGAGAATGCTCTGTAACCCGTTTAACAGAGCAACAAGAACTAAGCTTGGAAAAGTTAAAGACAGCTCCAACTATTCCATTGCATGAAGCGGAAAACAGATTTTTTAACGAAATCGAAATGAAACTAGTTCGAACGGTAAAAGAGTTTCACAATCCGAAAGTATACGACTTATCGTACATTGTTTCTTTCCCTAAAACAGTCGGTCATATTGAAAAAATGAATGCACATACTGGTGAAGTGACGTATGTTGATACAGGTATATTAAAAGAAGTAGAGTAAGTTTAAAAAACCCGTTTGAGCTTAGTCAAACGGGTTTCTTTTTGATTCGTATATTGTTACGGAGGCAGTACTTATGAAGCACCATTTTGTAAATTCATATAATGTTGTTGGTATGCTTTATATTCATGCATTTGGCCTGCTTCACGATAAATTTTTGCTAACCATTGGACAGGTCGTGGATCGTTTTCCTTTAACTCCATTTCCCAACTAAAGCACTCAATTGCTCGTTCCGTAAGATGAAACTGATAATACATTTCTCCAAGTAATGATTGCTGATCAGGGTCATTACGTAACATTCCCATTTTCTTCACTTTTGCTATAATCGGCAAATGAAGGTTTAACTGTTGGAATGGCTCTAACCATTGAGTCGCAAATGGAAGATCATAGCTTTCCAGCAGTATGCCAACATATCGATGGAGTATCTTATCTAGTTGCTGATGATTTGATTCATAAATCGGGATTAAAATATGATGCCAATTATGTGGTGAAACGGCTGTTTCTTCTAAATGAATACTTTCCATTACAATGGCTAATTGTTTAAGTTGAGAATGAGTAAAGGTAATTGGATAGCTTGATATGAGTTGTATGGCCCTTTCAAGTTCGTTGTTTTCCATATAGAAATTTAGTAAGAAATGATGAATTGGTGAGAAGTTAGAGTGCTTTTGATTGATGTCTTCTAGTATCATAACAATTTCTTGCTCACTAAAAATTTCATGTAAGCTTTGTAATAGCATGTGAAACTGTTCGTTTGTCGGCTCCATCAAAAAAGCATGTATGTGGGTAGAAATAATGTCTGCTTTAAGATTTTCTTTTTCATAAAATGTGATGAGTTGCTTGAAATTTTCCTCTTCTTTCATGTTCAAAAACCATTCTGATTCTGCGAAAATCATATCCTTCATAAACAAGCGACTATCTAACTGTTTATATAGTGTCGCGTATTTGTAGTATTCTAACTTATTGGCAAATTCCTTCACCCATTTATCCTTTGGAGCAAAGTTTAATAATACACGGATCACTTGGTAACTTTTTAGCATTTTTCCGTCGCGAACGTATTCGTAATATTTAGTTTGGATTAGTTTTAAAAGTGCTTTTTGTGGAATAAATGATTCAAAAAAAGTTGCAACGCGTGCAATTTCAACAGGGGGATATTTCGTTTCTAATTTAGAAAAAAGTTGTTTGAACGTGATGCTTTTTAGTGTGCGGTTAGTTGGTAGAATTAAATCAATAAGTGGATGAGGGGCCTCGTACAGTTGCCCGTTTTGAAAAGCTTTTTGCATGTGAGAATGTAAACGAAGTTTCGTACTTTTTTTAACGTTAAGAAAATCATTTTTATAAAAAAAGCAATAATATACCTCGCCGTGCTCATTATATGCTTCGATAATTTTACTTTGTAAATAAATGACCATTCTTTTTACTTGTAGCGTTATCGGATGTTTCCCATCTACTACTGTAATTGTCGAGTGCTTCATTTTTTATCGCCTCCATTACTTTCACTATATCACATTGAAAAAGGAATAGCACGAGTGCCAGTTGATTTTCCTAAAAGTAAAATTATCAAAAGATTAACAAAACTATCTATTTCCTTTTTCAACCTTCTTATATACTAAAGAAAAGTAAAGAACAATAGGGAGGGATTAGGTTTGGCAAAATTCAGCAAACAAGAGAAAAGTTGGATGATGTACGATTGGGCGAGCTCTGCTTATTCGATCATCATTACAACCGCTATTTTTCCGATATATTATAAGACTGTTGCTGATAACGCGGGAGTGGAGAGCAGTTTATCTACTGCCTATTTAGGCTACACGATTGCGATCACTACCTTTATTTTAGCAATGCTAGGTCCAATATTAGGAACACTTGCTGATTACAAAGGGATGAAGAAGAAATTCTTTTTCTTTTTCTTCCTTCTAGGTACTGGCTCGACGGTGGGCTTATTATACGTTCCAAGTGACAATTGGTTATTATTATTAATTGTTTACGTATTAACAGCTTTAGGTGCAAGAGGAGCAGGGTTATTTTATGACGCCTTTATCGTAGACGTGACGACAAAGGAGAGAATGGATAATGTGTCTTCTCGTGGTTTTGCTTTAGGGTATATCGGGAGTGTCATACCGTTTGTAATAAGTATTGCTATTATTATCCTTTCACAAATGGAATTAATTCCGATTACGGTAATCACAGCTAGTCGAATTGCATTTTTAATCACCGCAGTATGGTGGATTGTGTTTTCTATCCCACTATTTAAACATGTAAAACAAGAACATTATGTCGAGAGAGAACCGAGAATTGTCATAAGTAGCTTTAAGCGTCTAGCACAAACATTTCGTGATATTCGAAAATATAAACCAATATTCTTATTTTTACTTGCTTACTTTTTTTACATTGATGGCGTTGATACGATTATCTCGATGTCAACTGCATACGGTACCGACGTTGGGTTAAATGCTACAGACTTAATTATTGCCCTATTGGCGGTTCAAATTGTGGCAGCCCCATTTGCCATTCTTTACGGAGTGTTAGCGAAAAAGTATGGTCCAAAAAACTTATTATATGCTGGCATCCTTGTTTATACTTTTATTTGTATTTATGCAATGTTTATGGACTCGATTTTAGATTTTTGGATTTTAGCGATGCTCGTCGCTACTTCACAAGGTGGGATTCAAGCGTTAAGTAGATCGTATTTTGCGCAAATGGTACCGAAAGAAAAATCAAACGAGTTTTTTGGGTTTTACAATATTTTTGGGAGATTCGCAGCCGTTACCGGTCCATTGTTAGTTGGAGTGATTACACAAATGACAGGTAACTCTTCTATCGGGATTTTTAGTTTAGTAATACTATTCGTAATTGGGTTTATCATTTTAATTTTTGTTCCAGACCCAAGGAACACCGAGCGAGTAGATGCAGATAATAAAATAGCATTCTAATAAAAAGAGCATTTCAAAGTGAAATAGGAACTTTGAAATGCTTTTTAATATTGAGTAAAAGAAATTGAAGCTATAAAGAAAATGAGATTGTAATATATGGAATTCAGCTGGAAGGATTAGGTATAATTAGGAGGTGAGTTATACATTATTTGAAACTAATATTAAGTTTTTACGTACTAATATATAGAGTGAAGAAATTGGAAATATTTAATGCAAAACTAACTAGCTATCGAAGAGACAATCAAAAAACGGAGCATCATACACGTAAAGAAATATGAATGGTTTAGGGGAGAGAGGTATGAAACAAAGAGTAAATATTATGCGAACGCTAGGAATTACGTATAAGGAAGATGTTATTTCTAACTTGCTTGTAACATTGTTAAATGAATCAGATTTTTGGGGACAATCTTTTTTAAAAGAAATAATTCAAATAGAAAATCCAAACACATATAGGATGAAATCGTACACAAGAGTGACAACATCTGTTGGGATACCAGACATCGTTTCTGTAGTAGAAAAGGAGGATGTTGTCTATTTACTCTTAATCGAAAATAAATTAAAAGCAGACGAAGGTTACCGGCAAACAATCAGGTATGCTAGCGACGAATGTATAAATGATCTAAAGTGTCACTTTGAATTACAGAATAGAAAAGTAGAGACAAAATTGCTCTACTTAACGTTAGTACCTGAGACAATACCAACGAGCTCGTCATTTTTAAACATTTCTTACGAACAGCTCATACAAAAAGTTCCGCCATCCGAAATAGAAGATATTGGGCTAAAAATGTTATATGAAGACTTTGTTTCGGTATTAACAGACTTTTATACAGATTTAGACTTAAAAGAGGATGATAGGTTACTAGAAAAATTTAAAGAAAATACAGAGGCTGAGCGGCTCAAAATCCGATTCAGAAAGCTAATGGACTCTATACAAACGGTGGAAACAGGCCTTACTCGTTCGGAAGT from Sutcliffiella cohnii encodes:
- a CDS encoding DUF1450 domain-containing protein is translated as MVILLMKSKVEKSVVMSLVLVEVCSSNLLSTLPLEDLFENEMEVAVMRYECLNLCGLCKMRPYALVNGDRVFGKTLDDCVDNIKVKIEQELEEFFR
- a CDS encoding PAS domain-containing protein, which encodes MIVAHCDLDLRYTWLFNPHPDFNPESSIGKRDDELALNNGTINLMKLKRDVIKEGKPIKRKICFPLSSGEHCYFVFGEPLYNDKKEIVGVVTASMDVSELE
- the treP gene encoding PTS system trehalose-specific EIIBC component; this encodes MSKYSAPAQELLEHIGGKENVATVTHCVTRMRFVLKDPKLANIENIENIDLVKGTFTQAGQFQVIIGNEVSSFYNDFVKIANIETASKDEAKVAAKQNMNWLQRMIAHLADIFTPIIPALVVGGLILGFRNVIGDIKLLEDGTKTIVDVSQFWAGVHAFLWLIGEAVFHFLPVGITWAIARKMGTSEILGIVLGITLVSPQLLNAYGVAGADSIPVWDFGFMQIEMIGYQAQVIPAILAGFLLTYLERKLRDITPNSISMIVVPFFALIPTVLIAHTVLGPIGWSIGSVISDVVYTSLSSAFGWLFAAIFGFAYAPLVITGLHHMTNAIDLQLMSEIGGTNLWPMIALSNIAQGSAVLAMIYINRKNEAEKQVSVPAAISCYLGVTEPAMFGINLKYGFPFLAAMIGSMMAAVISVSSNVMANSIGVGGLPGILSIQPQHMVMFALAMIVAIVVPFMLTIVFAKTNMGKISFKRK
- a CDS encoding NADPH-dependent FMN reductase; amino-acid sequence: MSFLAKLFGKQTEEEVKVAEKLNIGIVLGSTRQGRVSPQVGEWVKGIAEKRGDANYEIVDIADFKLPLLGEGTGEEPSLAQWNEKLASLDGFVFIVQEYNHSITGALKNALDSAREAWYNKAAGIVSYGSTGGARAAEHLRGICGELKIADVRTHPTLSLFTDFENMSEFKPADLHEANVNAMLDEVVSWSGALKTVR
- a CDS encoding aspartate:alanine exchanger family transporter; amino-acid sequence: MYIRLLEEPLLLLFFILFLGSWLGQAKMKGLSLGSAGVLLVAMVFGHYGFQVSPVVQNFGLSLFIVAVGLQAGPRFFRMIRTSGLIFGIIALVVVLSASITTIIVSKTLHLPEALSIGLMTGALTSTPGLAAALQATNDPLASVGYGIAYPFGVLAVVLFVQLLPKLLKVDLMKDLQEKDNPVRNEVSPVVLTIKITNPSINKRTLKELRFQKKHDVVISRVIRGHRNIIALNDTVLLQGDHLVSVGTREALQRFCDDVGMEVETNLQNVDHIKLRKVTVDTDDIIGKSLKELQLRRIYGVTVTRLERGGIEYSQNARMRLERGDVLTIVSSEDRLNDVEKLFSNKSLTVTNVHIFSLSIILLIGIIFGMIPIHLPGLGTVTLGVAGGPLFVALIIGHFGKLGPIQARYYQPSNQVIRDLGLVLFLAGAGTTAGQGIVEVVQTEGVRLVLGGGIITIVPIVAGFLVARHLFRLSYVHSLGALCGGMTSTPGLGSVNQLVDADDPNIAYAAAYPFALILVAVFSQLLIFFV
- the treR gene encoding trehalose operon repressor, which codes for MKNKYLMIYQQLVDLIKTGELKANTLLPSEHELKDQYDTSRETIRKALTLLSQNGYIQKVKGKGSIIIDVNKFDFPVSGLVSFKELAEKMGNTPKTVVHELTLEKPSDFIKQQLKLNNKDQVWKVVRTREMAGEKIILDKDYLVKKYVPELTEEICEDSIYNYLENELDLSISFAKKEIIVVEPTEEDRELLDLDGFHNVVVIKNYVHLEDASLFQYTESRHRPDKFRFVDFARRSHL
- a CDS encoding flavin reductase family protein: MGNYPTGVTIVTTTDDHGTPLGLTVNSFASVSIDPLLILWSIDKKVSSYDVFINTGKFAVHILACNQSDLCNLFAKKGADRFGNSDWELSTINLPIIKETAAVLQCNTFKAVDAGDHTILIGEVMEITNNNKEPLLYHRRKTGNIPIEFYK
- a CDS encoding GNAT family N-acetyltransferase, giving the protein MVKIVKADVNHVAGICDVCAKGQWATYGDIYSNEYIERIIKEYYEPERVTKEVTQTSKEWGGYFVAVENGQVIGAGGGGLTSDTVGELYVLYMDPDRRNEGVGTLLLKAITEQQKQLGAKEQWLSVQRGNMKGIPFYEAKGFQFKHEQKGYGNKEGEDYISLRYYRNI